Proteins co-encoded in one Equus caballus isolate H_3958 breed thoroughbred chromosome 31, TB-T2T, whole genome shotgun sequence genomic window:
- the LOC102148909 gene encoding ral guanine nucleotide dissociation stimulator, which produces MVQKAANLYTVQPNEHFGAWFQAVEPLSEEASYSLSCQLEPRYQWARKIRLFFKDKKSHSSSRPGLNTRPPKKSPAVVADDAPETS; this is translated from the exons ATGGTCCagaaggctgcaaatctgtacaccgtgcagcccAATGAGCATTTTGGtgcctggttccaggccgtggagcccctgagTGAGGAGgcgag ctacagcctgtcctgtcaGCTGGAGCCACGATACCAGTGGGccagaaagattcgactcttcttcaaAGACAAGAAGAGCCACTCATCTTCCCGCCCAGGGCTGA ACACCAGGCCCCCAAAAAAGAGCCCAGCGGTGGTGGCAGATGAcgctcctgagaccagctga